CCATGCGGCCGGCGTGCTGGACATCCGCACCAGCCACGTGGCCCTGCGAGTGCTGCACGACGGGATCGCGGTGACCGGGGTGCTTGCCGTCAATCCCGACGGATCGGGTGTCATCAGCGCACCGTCGGTGGTGGTGGCCACCGGCGGGCTCGGGCATCTCTACAGCGACACCACCAATCCAGGCGGCTCCACCGCCGACGGCATCGCGTTGGGGCTGTGGGCCGGCGTCGCGGTCAGCGATCTCGAGTTCGTCCAGTTCCACCCGACGATGCTGTTCGACGGCCGCGGACGTTGTGCCGGCGGCCGCCGGCCGCTGATCACCGAGGCAATTCGCGGTGAGGGTGCGACATTGCTTGACAGGCAAGGCAATTCGATCACTGCCGGCGTTCATCCGATGGGCGACCTGGCGCCGCGCGACGTCGTCGCGGCCGCCATCGACGCGCGGTTGAAGGCGACGGGCGATCCGTGTGTTTACCTCGACGCCCGTGGCATCGAGGGCTTCGAGTCGCGGTTTCCGACCGTCACCGCGGCGTGCCGGAGCGCCGGAATCGACCCGGTCCGGCAACCCATCCCGGTTGTTCCGGGAGCGCACTACAGCTGTGGCGGCATCGTCACCGATGTGTACGGCCAAACCGAGCTGATCGGGTTGTACGCCGCCGGCGAGGTGGCCCGCACCGGCATGCACGGTGCCAACCGGCTGGCCTCGAACAGCCTGCTGGAAGGCTTGGTGGTGGGTGGTCGCGCCGGAAGGGCCGCGGCGGAGCACGCGGCGGTGGCCGGGCGTCGCCGCGCGGTGTTGCCCGAGCCGATTGCCCACGCTGCGCCGACGCGCCGCGAGCTGCAACGCGCGATGAGCCGGTTCGCCTCGGTGGTCCGCGACGCCGTGGGGCTGCAGCGATTGTCCGACGCA
This is a stretch of genomic DNA from Mycobacterium lacus. It encodes these proteins:
- a CDS encoding L-aspartate oxidase, which translates into the protein MNAGPAWRDAADVVVIGTGVAGLAAALAAHRAGRRVVVLSKADRRCGATATHYAQGGIAVVLPDNPEDGDSIDAHVADTLAAGAGMCDPDAVYSIVADGYRAVAELVGDGARFDESAPGRWALTREGGHSRRRIVHAGGDATGAEVQRVLDHAAGVLDIRTSHVALRVLHDGIAVTGVLAVNPDGSGVISAPSVVVATGGLGHLYSDTTNPGGSTADGIALGLWAGVAVSDLEFVQFHPTMLFDGRGRCAGGRRPLITEAIRGEGATLLDRQGNSITAGVHPMGDLAPRDVVAAAIDARLKATGDPCVYLDARGIEGFESRFPTVTAACRSAGIDPVRQPIPVVPGAHYSCGGIVTDVYGQTELIGLYAAGEVARTGMHGANRLASNSLLEGLVVGGRAGRAAAEHAAVAGRRRAVLPEPIAHAAPTRRELQRAMSRFASVVRDAVGLQRLSDALSAAPVRDVAARRDFEDVALTLTARAVAVAALARNESRGCHHRAEYPGAAADQARSTVVRLADDHQAVLVEALAAVG